The Tautonia plasticadhaerens nucleotide sequence CCTCCACCGAGTCGCCTCCGGCGCCGGCGAGCCCCTGCCCGAGGGGCGTGTCGACTCGCCCGGTACGCGTCCGGCGGCGGACGCCATCAACCCCGGCGAAACCGGGCGAGTTCCCGAAACGAACACCCGACATTTCCCCATGTCATTTCGAAAAAACGACTTGTGGAGTTCGAACCCGACGCACCCCGGCGTACCGCCTGAGTCGAATCGCTCCAGGGCGACCGCCGCCCGACGGCCGCCATCCCTCCCAGCTGACGGTCCGATCCGGCTCCGACTCAGGTTGCGACCCGTCTCGGCGCCCGGCGGGGGAGTCGACCCGATCTGGGCGCGAACTCTCCCGAAACGAGCACGCACCGTTCTACGTAAAATATGGTATTCCAGGGACCTGCGCGATTTTCAAGGTGCACATCGGGGCGAACTGTCCGGTCCGAGGATGGTGCACCGGTTCGAGCACGACGCTCCTCGACTCGATGAGGGAGCCGCTCAACGCCTCGCGACGTACCCCGATGTCGACGGCCTTCAACCCCCAGCCCCTCGAACTGACCGGAGTGCAGTCTGAGGCGAAACAAAGCCAGTCCGTCGACGCAAATCTTTTTCATGAAATAACAAACGCCGGAGACCGCTGGGCCGACATGGCGCACCGGACGCGTACTTGAGGCGCACTGGTCCCGCCCAATCCCGCGGGGTCCGACGACCGGGAATGATCTCGACCAGAGGGTCGGCGTTTCGATCGCCGCCTCCCCCGACGATAGAATGGCCAGGGGACAAATCCCCAGGACGAACCGACCAACGTCATCATCTCACCCGCCCCCCCCCCGAGCCCGCCCTCGTCAACGATGTCCAACTTCGAGCGCCCCGATTCGTACCGGTTCGACGTCATCGTCATCGGCGCCGGCCATGCCGGGCTGGAGGCCGCCCTCGCATCGGCCCGGATGGGGAGGAGGACGGCGCTTCTGACCCTCAACGTCGACGGGGTCGGGCAGATGAGCTGCAACCCGGCCATCGGCGGGGTCGCCAAGGGGCAGATCGCCCGGGAGGTCGACGCTCTCGGGGGCGCGATGGGCCTTCTGACCGACGCCGCGGGCATCCAGTTCCGCCTGCTCAACCGGGGTAAGGGCCCGGCGATGCACAGCCCCCGGGCCCAGTGCGACAAGAAGGCGTACCAGATCCTCGCCAAGCTGACCGTCGAGCGCCAGCACCACCTCTCGCTCCGCCAGGAGACGGTGGAGGGGATCGTCGTCGAGGGCGGACGATGCGTCGGCGTCCGGGCCCGGGGCGGGGCGACCTACCGAGGCCGGGCGGTCGTTGTCACCACCGGCACCTTCCTCCGGGCCCTGATGCACACCGGGGAACAGCAGACCGCCGGCGGACGGGCCGGCGACGTCTCCGCCGAGGGGCTCTCCGGGGACCTCCGCGCCCTCGGATTCGAGCTGCAACGGTTCAAGACCGGCACGCCGCCCCGGATCAACGGCCGGACGATCGACTTCTCGGACCTCGAACCCCAGCCCGGCGACCCCGAACCCGTCCCCTTCTCATTCCTGACCGACCGGATCGACGCCCCGCAGCTCGACTGTCACCTCACCTACACCAATCCCGCCGTCCACGACCGGATCCGGGCCAACCTGCACCGGGCCCCGATGTACTCCGGCCAGATCCAGGGCACCGGGCCCCGCTACTGCCCGTCCATCGAGGACAAGGTCGTCCGGTTCGCCGATCGCGAGCAGCACCAGATCTTCCTGGAGCCCGAGGGGCGTCAGACCCTCGAATACTACTGCAACGGCATCTCGACCAGCCTCCCCCGGGACGTCCAGGAGGAGGTCATCCCACTGATCCCCGGGCTGGAGCGGGCCGAGATCCTCCGGTTCGGCTACGCCGTCGAGTACGACTTCGCCCCGCCGACCCAGCTCGATCCCACGCTCCAGACCAAGCGCGTCCCCGGCCTCTTCTTCGCCGGCCAGATCAACGGCACGACCGGATACGAGGAGGCGGCCGCGCAGGGGATCGTCGCCGGAGTCAACGCCGCACTCGCCAGCACCGGGGACGAGCCGGTCGTCATCGACCGGACGACCGCCTACATAGGGGTCCTCATCGACGACCTCGTGACCAAGGGCGTCGACGAGCCCTACCGGATGTTCACCAGCCGGGCCGAATACCGCCTCCTGCTCCGTCACGACAACGCCGACCTCCGCCTCACCGAGCTCGGCCGCCGCCTCGGCCTGGTCGACGACGATCGCTGGGCCCGGTTCTCCCGACGCCGGGGCCGCATCGCCGAGCTGGACACCGTGCTGAAGTCCGTCCGGGTCGACGGCCAGTCCCTGGGGCAGATGCTCCGACGCCCCGAGGTCTCCTGGGAGGACCTCAAGCGGCTGCAGCCCTCGCTCGCAGGGTTCGATGACGACGGGACCGGCGCGGTCGGTCAGGCCATCCTCGAGGCGAAATACGGCGGCTACATCGCCCGACAGGCGGCGGAGATTGAGAAGTTCCGACGGCTCGAGGACAAGCCGATCCCCCCGGATTTCGATTACGAGGCGATCCCCCAACTCCGAGCCGAGGCCCGAGAGAAGCTGCGACGAGTCCGCCCCCGCTCGATCGGGCAGGCCGGTCGGATCAGCGGCATGAACCCCGCCGACCTCTCCACGCTCCTCGTCTCCCTGAAGCGCCGGCACCCGTCGGGCCGCGGGCCCGACGCCCGCCCCCCCACCGTCCCGGATGGCCCCATCCCGTCCGCCGACCCGTTGCCCCCGACCGATGACGAGGGCGTCCCCCTCCCATAGCGCCCTGATCGCAGGGCCGACGGTAGGTCATCGATTCATCCCGACCGCGTTGTCTTCTCTGGGTTGACAGGAAAGGGACCTAACCTAATAATTGGCGATGTCGGTAATTTCGGCAAAATCGCGAGTTTTTGACGGGCACTTGGGGAAGGTCGGCATTATACTGCGGGTCCGATCGCCCAGACGGCTTCGAGGCCGATTGCGGGGATCGGGCAATGGAGGGGCTCGGCGTCGTTACAGCGGGCGGGTCCGATTTCAGGGAGGAATCGAGGGCGCCCGGCGAGGGGATCGGACC carries:
- the mnmG gene encoding tRNA uridine-5-carboxymethylaminomethyl(34) synthesis enzyme MnmG, which produces MSNFERPDSYRFDVIVIGAGHAGLEAALASARMGRRTALLTLNVDGVGQMSCNPAIGGVAKGQIAREVDALGGAMGLLTDAAGIQFRLLNRGKGPAMHSPRAQCDKKAYQILAKLTVERQHHLSLRQETVEGIVVEGGRCVGVRARGGATYRGRAVVVTTGTFLRALMHTGEQQTAGGRAGDVSAEGLSGDLRALGFELQRFKTGTPPRINGRTIDFSDLEPQPGDPEPVPFSFLTDRIDAPQLDCHLTYTNPAVHDRIRANLHRAPMYSGQIQGTGPRYCPSIEDKVVRFADREQHQIFLEPEGRQTLEYYCNGISTSLPRDVQEEVIPLIPGLERAEILRFGYAVEYDFAPPTQLDPTLQTKRVPGLFFAGQINGTTGYEEAAAQGIVAGVNAALASTGDEPVVIDRTTAYIGVLIDDLVTKGVDEPYRMFTSRAEYRLLLRHDNADLRLTELGRRLGLVDDDRWARFSRRRGRIAELDTVLKSVRVDGQSLGQMLRRPEVSWEDLKRLQPSLAGFDDDGTGAVGQAILEAKYGGYIARQAAEIEKFRRLEDKPIPPDFDYEAIPQLRAEAREKLRRVRPRSIGQAGRISGMNPADLSTLLVSLKRRHPSGRGPDARPPTVPDGPIPSADPLPPTDDEGVPLP